A single genomic interval of Pseudomonas sp. FeN3W harbors:
- a CDS encoding efflux RND transporter periplasmic adaptor subunit, whose amino-acid sequence MTSTRAFPASRAWLRIIVCALPLLGGCSSEAEPAPEPPRVALVEPLQAAAPKAEALRFSGVVQSVTSTQLSFEVAGRIERILVDEGTRVRRGQALAQLDRTDYRLQMREAEARLRQLEADLARKRTLLAEGILAPAAIEALQANTVAARVARDSAQRDLDHSTLNAPFDGVVARRLAEPDMVVAVGTPVFEMQNNGHIEVSVDLPETAALSIPLGPDLQAEGELVIADLRLPLRYKEHSTQPREGARTYRLVLQGEPPEDYNLLPGMAMRVSIERPAQPQTTHDAFRLPLSALQTGSDGQHFIWQADDGRARRLAVDLQQVEGDQALIRGEGLQAQLPIIVAGGSKLHEDQPIEAKERN is encoded by the coding sequence ATGACGTCAACGCGAGCATTCCCAGCGTCCCGTGCCTGGTTGAGGATCATCGTCTGTGCGCTGCCGCTGCTCGGTGGTTGTTCCTCGGAGGCCGAGCCGGCACCCGAGCCGCCACGGGTGGCCCTGGTCGAGCCGTTGCAGGCGGCCGCACCGAAAGCCGAGGCGCTGCGCTTCTCCGGCGTGGTGCAGAGCGTGACCTCCACGCAGCTGTCATTCGAGGTGGCCGGGCGTATCGAGCGCATCCTGGTCGACGAAGGCACGCGGGTGCGCCGCGGGCAAGCGCTGGCACAGCTGGATCGCACCGACTATCGCCTGCAGATGCGCGAAGCCGAGGCACGCCTGCGTCAACTGGAAGCGGATCTGGCGCGCAAGCGCACCCTCCTCGCCGAGGGCATTCTCGCCCCCGCCGCCATCGAAGCGCTGCAAGCCAACACCGTGGCGGCACGGGTGGCGCGCGACAGCGCCCAGCGCGACCTCGACCACAGCACGCTGAACGCGCCGTTCGATGGCGTGGTGGCGCGCCGTCTGGCCGAGCCGGACATGGTGGTCGCGGTAGGCACGCCGGTCTTCGAAATGCAGAACAACGGCCATATCGAAGTCAGCGTCGACCTGCCGGAAACCGCAGCCTTGAGCATTCCGCTCGGCCCCGACCTGCAGGCCGAAGGCGAGCTGGTGATCGCCGACCTGCGCCTGCCGCTGCGCTACAAGGAGCACAGCACGCAGCCGCGTGAAGGCGCGCGCACCTACCGCCTGGTGCTGCAGGGCGAGCCGCCGGAGGATTACAACCTGCTGCCGGGCATGGCCATGCGCGTCAGCATCGAACGTCCGGCGCAGCCGCAGACGACCCATGACGCCTTTCGCCTGCCGTTGTCGGCGCTGCAGACCGGCAGCGACGGCCAGCATTTCATCTGGCAGGCGGACGATGGCCGCGCGCGGCGGCTGGCCGTGGACCTGCAGCAGGTTGAAGGCGATCAGGCACTGATCCGTGGCGAGGGCCTGCAGGCGCAGCTGCCGATCATCGTCGCTGGCGGCAGCAAGCTGCACGAAGACCAACCGATCGAAGCGAAGGAGCGGAACTGA
- the bfr gene encoding bacterioferritin — translation MQGQAPVIDYLKELLRGELAARDQYFLHSRMYADWGFSKLYERINHEMEEETQHADALLQRILFLEGIPDMTPEPINPGHSVPDMLRNDLALEYKVRAALAQGIALAEQHGDYATRDMLALQLHDTEEDHAYWLEQQLGLIDRIGLQNYLQSQAS, via the coding sequence ATGCAAGGCCAGGCACCGGTAATCGACTATCTGAAGGAGCTGTTGCGCGGCGAATTGGCGGCGCGCGATCAGTATTTCCTGCATTCGCGGATGTACGCCGACTGGGGCTTCAGCAAGCTCTACGAGCGCATCAATCACGAGATGGAAGAAGAGACGCAGCACGCCGATGCACTGTTGCAGCGCATCCTCTTTCTCGAAGGCATCCCGGACATGACGCCGGAACCGATCAATCCGGGGCACAGCGTGCCGGACATGCTGCGCAACGACCTGGCGCTGGAGTACAAGGTGCGTGCCGCGCTGGCCCAGGGCATCGCGCTGGCCGAACAGCATGGCGACTACGCGACCCGTGACATGCTGGCGCTGCAGCTGCACGACACCGAGGAAGACCACGCCTACTGGCTCGAGCAGCAGCTCGGCCTGATCGACCGCATCGGTCTGCAGAACTACCTGCAATCCCAGGCCAGCTGA